TCACGGGCATCCCGAACATGGCGTTCACCATCGGGTACACCAACGCCTCGTGGACACTCAAGGCAGACCTGGTATCCGAGTACGTTGGACGTCTACTGAACTACATGGACGAGAACGGCTATGTCACAGCGGTTCCCGAGCTGGCCGATGAGACGCTCGAAAAGCAGCCGTTCATGGACTTCACACCGGGCTACGTGCTGCGCGCGCTGGATGAGCTGCCCAAGCAGGGTGACAAGCACCCGTGGCGTCTGAAGCAGAACTATGCCTATGACGTCGGGATGATGCGGCGCAGCCGGGTCAGCGAGGGTATGCGCTTCGGCAGAAAGAAGGCCGCCACCGAGACAACGCCGGTGGCCGTCAACAGCTAGATCTTCTCTGCGGAACGGCCGGGTGTCACGCGCGGACACCCGGCCGTTCGCTGTCTACGAACCGCTACCGGTGGACGCCCGTAAAACGCTATTTCTGTTCGGGTGCAGCCTGATCCGTGCTGGCGGCGATCAGCATGGGAAGCATCGGGCTCATGGGTAGCAGCCGTTGCACCGCGGTCAGGAGCCGCGCCGTCCAGTCGGTGGTCGATGAAGGATCTTTGATGCTGTCGAGGGCCACTCCCTGACCCATGGCGACGCAGAGGCGGGCGAGGTCACGCACGCTTGCCTCCGGAAGTTCGAGGTCGTCGTCCAGCTGCGAGATCGCACCCGCAACGTGGTCCAGCATGGTTTTGTCGCGTGCAGCGAGTTCATCGTTCAGCGTCGAATTGCGTCGGGCAACCAAGGCGAGCTCGATCTTCAGCAGGGCCCAGCCGGTGTCGCTGAGTGATTGCTCGATCCAGTCCTGAAACTTTTGAACGCGATCCTCTGACGATCCTTCGGCGAGAGTGGTGCGATAGCTCTCCAGAACCTGTTCGGTGTGACGGTCGATGACCTCTAGCGCCAACGCCTCTTTGCTGGGAAAATTCGAGTACACGGCGCCGCGACTGTAACCGGCTTCTTCGGCC
This genomic window from Mycobacteroides chelonae contains:
- a CDS encoding TetR/AcrR family transcriptional regulator, translated to MAKRLTRSEAQAQTKARLVESATQLYLQQGFAATSNEQVAEEAGYSRGAVYSNFPSKEALALEVIDRHTEQVLESYRTTLAEGSSEDRVQKFQDWIEQSLSDTGWALLKIELALVARRNSTLNDELAARDKTMLDHVAGAISQLDDDLELPEASVRDLARLCVAMGQGVALDSIKDPSSTTDWTARLLTAVQRLLPMSPMLPMLIAASTDQAAPEQK